A section of the Primulina eburnea isolate SZY01 chromosome 1, ASM2296580v1, whole genome shotgun sequence genome encodes:
- the LOC140831281 gene encoding patellin-4-like, with protein sequence MPEERSDEDPSSEESELESSDKEECDPAYSIVEMKRSRKEALLEFRCRVEDAIRGNYLFGLKRGIFLSQEDAKKGDLKDIKLWGVPLLPSENHEGINIILMKFLKAKNYKVHEAFTLLRRTLKWRIDFNADKILEENLRPEPDYLWFSNGMDKEGRPLCYNVLGKKSKKKFSSNGERFKAFLRWRVQCVERGIANLQFRPGGEDSIIQIIDLKNAPGTAVKEVMLICKKMMALLHDHYPGMVYKNLIINVPAWFMALHALNLRLISQRSKNKFVFVKPSKVTETLLKYATPENIVVEYGGLKRENDTEFSTNDKVLEQNIRANTTDQIQIPINEVEVTVTWDVTVVGYDVTYKEEFIPEDDCSYMILLQKEKKMGATVRNSFHIREPGKIVITIVNGSFTKKKVFYRYKSKPSVPMYMFLK encoded by the exons ATGCCGGAGGAAAGATCCGATGAAGATCCTAGCAGTGAAGAAAGCGAGCTGGAATCATCTGATAAAGAAGAATGTGATCCAGCCTATTCTATTGTTGAAATGAAAAGATCGCGAAAGGAGGCCTTGCTTGAATTTCGATGCAGGGTGGAGGATGCAATTCGTGGAAACTATCTGTTTGGGCTGAAAAGGGGGATTTTTCTCTCCCAAGAAGATGCCAAGAAAGGAGATTTGAAGGACATTAAGCTTTGGGGTGTCCCTTTATTGCCTAGTGAAAATCACGAGGGGATAAATATCATTCTgatgaaatttttgaaagcaaAGAATTACAAGGTGCACGAGGCATTTACTTTACTGCGCAGGACCCTGAAATGGCGTATAGATTTTAATGCAGATAAAATTCTGGAAGAGAATTTAAGGCCTGAGCCTGATTATTTGTGGTTCAGCAATGGTATGGATAAAGAAGGCCGCCCTTTGTGTTACAATGTGTTGGGCAAgaaatcaaagaagaaattctcGAGCAATGGTGAGAGATTCAAAGCTTTCTTGAGGTGGAGGGTTCAGTGCGTTGAAAGAGGGATTGCGAATCTCCAATTTAGGCCTGGTGGAGAGGATTCGattattcagattattgatTTGAAGAATGCTCCTGGAACTGCAGTCAAGGAGGTCATGCTGATTTGCAAGAAAATGATGGCCCTGCTTCATGATCATTATCCTGGAATGGTCTACAAAAAT TTAATCATAAATGTTCCAGCTTGGTTTATGGCTCTACATGCTCTAAACTTACGGCTCATCTCACAACGAAGCAAGAACAAGTTTGTTTTTGTGAAGCCATCAAAAGTTACAGAAACCCTTCTcaa ATATGCCACCCCAGAAAACATAGTAGTTGAATATGGTGGCCTGAAAAGAGAGAATGACACTGAATTCTCCACAAATGATAAAGTTCTTGAACAAAATATCAGAGCAAATACGACCGACCAAATTCAGATACCAATCAATGAG GTCGAAGTTACGGTGACATGGGATGTCACGGTCGTCGGATATGATGTGACCTACAAAGAGGAATTCATACCAGAAGATGATTGTTCATACATGATCTTGCTTCAAAAGGAGAAGAAAATGGGGGCGACTGTGAGAAATTCTTTTCACATTAGAGAGCCTGGGAAAATAGTGATAACTATAGTTAATGGTTCATTCACAAAAAAGAAGGTGTTCTATAGGTACAAGAGCAAGCCTAGTGTGCCTATGTATATGTTCCTTAAGTGA